CAATACGATTCACAATCTCTATTTTTATCAGTCGCTGATGCGTACAATGCGGACAGCCTTGGCCGCCGGCCGGTTCGCCGACTTCGCCCGGCCGTTTTTGGCCGACCCGGAGCCGGCCGCGGACGCCGAGGCTGCACCGTCCGAAAAAGGGGAAGCGCTATGGGAAGTCTAGCCTATGCCCAAGAGGGAGCCGCCGCTGCCGGCCCCGGTCCGTTGGTCCAGTTTCTGCCCCTGCTGCTGGTCTTTGCGGTGTTTTATTTTCTGTTGATCCGACCTCAGCAACAAAAGGCCAAAGCCCATAAAGCCATGCTGGGGAATCTGAAACGCAACGACGAAGTTGTCACGGCCGGGGGCTTGCACGGGAAAATCGTCGAAATCGGAGAGACCGATGTCAGGCTCGAAATTGCGTCCAATGTCCGCGTCCGGATTGACCGTTCGCGGATTGAAACCCTGCTGGACGGCAAAGCCAGAAAAGACTCCAAAGAAGGCCGGGGCGGGAAGGAGAAGGGATGACCAGCATCGGGTATCGGATCGCTCTGGTTGCCGGTCTGACCGTATGGGCGCTCGTCTATCTGATGCCCTCGCTGACGGCTGTGCCCGGCTGGTGGCGCACCATACTCCCCACCAGCCAGATCCGGCTGGGACTCGATCTGCGGGGAGGCACCCATCTTCTGCTGGAGATCGACCTGGACGAGGCGCTCAGGAACAATCTCGACCGGACCATTGCCGAGATTCAGCGCGCCTTTGACGACGCGTCGATTCGTGGAGTGACCCTCAGCCGTGATAATCACACGCTGCGTCTGCGGGCGCCCGACCAGGACACCAGAAATCAGGTCCAGACCGTGCTGTCCGAGCAGTTTCCCAATCTGGTGCAGACGCCGGCCGGAGATGGCCAGATGACGTTGGTCTATGACAGCCGTCAGGTCCGCACCTTGCACGAATACGCCATCGATCAGACGCTTGAGACGCTACGCAACCGGATTGACCAGTTCGGGGTGACCGAGCCGATTGTCCAGCGCCAGACCGACCAGTTCAGCGGAGAGGAACAGGTTGTCGTCCAGCTGCCCGGCATCCAGGACGCCGCGCGGGCCAAACGGCTCATCGGTCAGACTGCGGTGCTGGAGTTCAAGCTGGTAGCCGATGCCAGCGCGCAGGGGGCGGGTACCGTCACCCTGCGCGGACAGGATCGCGATCCGCTCTCGGGCGAGGTGATTACCTCCGAGTATACGCTTGAGGAACGGACCTTGATGACCGGGGAGGCGGTTGCCGACGCGCGGGTGCGTCCCAGCGTTGATATCGAGGGACCGTACGTTGAGTTGGTGCTGAGCAGCACCGGCTCCCGGGTGTTTGAAGAAATCACGGGCGCCAATGTCGGGCGCCAACTGGCCATCATTCTTGACAATACCGTGTACTCGGCGCCCCGTATCAATGAACGCATCGGCGGCGGCCGGGCCGCGATCACGGGCAGCTTTGATATCAAAGAAGCCCGTGACTTGGCCATTGTCCTGCGGGCCGGAGCGCTGCCGGCCCCGGTCACTATTGCCGAAGAGCGAACTGTCGGTCCTTCGCTCGGTCAGGACTCCATCCGCCAGGGGGTGCGCTCCTTCATTATCGGCGGGATCATCGTGGTCGTGTTCATGATCATTTACTACAGGCTGGCCGGGGTGCTGACCGATGTTGCGGTGGGGCTCAATATTCTGTACCTGCTGGCCGCCCTGGCCATGTTTGAGGCTACCCTGACCCTGCCCGGCATTGCCGGGATCATTCTGACGGTCGGCATGGCGGTTGATGCCAATGTGCTGATCAACGAGCGGATGCGGGAGGAACTGCGGCGCGGCAAGAGCGCCCGGGCCGCAGTCGAGTCCGGCTATGAAAACGCCCGTCCGGCGATCCTGGACTCCAATATCACGACCTTTCTGTCCGGCTTGATTCTGTTCCAGTTTGGCTCGGGACCGATCCGCGGCTTTGCCGTCACGCTGTGCATCGGGATTGTGAGTACCGTCTTTACTGCGGTAGTGGTGACCCGGATAGTCTACGACTATTTCTTATCCAGGCGTCGCCTGGTGGAGCTGAGTGTCTAGATGGAGCTGATCAGACCCGGAAC
This portion of the Desulfurellaceae bacterium genome encodes:
- the yajC gene encoding preprotein translocase subunit YajC; its protein translation is MGSLAYAQEGAAAAGPGPLVQFLPLLLVFAVFYFLLIRPQQQKAKAHKAMLGNLKRNDEVVTAGGLHGKIVEIGETDVRLEIASNVRVRIDRSRIETLLDGKARKDSKEGRGGKEKG
- the secD gene encoding protein translocase subunit SecD, whose translation is MTSIGYRIALVAGLTVWALVYLMPSLTAVPGWWRTILPTSQIRLGLDLRGGTHLLLEIDLDEALRNNLDRTIAEIQRAFDDASIRGVTLSRDNHTLRLRAPDQDTRNQVQTVLSEQFPNLVQTPAGDGQMTLVYDSRQVRTLHEYAIDQTLETLRNRIDQFGVTEPIVQRQTDQFSGEEQVVVQLPGIQDAARAKRLIGQTAVLEFKLVADASAQGAGTVTLRGQDRDPLSGEVITSEYTLEERTLMTGEAVADARVRPSVDIEGPYVELVLSSTGSRVFEEITGANVGRQLAIILDNTVYSAPRINERIGGGRAAITGSFDIKEARDLAIVLRAGALPAPVTIAEERTVGPSLGQDSIRQGVRSFIIGGIIVVVFMIIYYRLAGVLTDVAVGLNILYLLAALAMFEATLTLPGIAGIILTVGMAVDANVLINERMREELRRGKSARAAVESGYENARPAILDSNITTFLSGLILFQFGSGPIRGFAVTLCIGIVSTVFTAVVVTRIVYDYFLSRRRLVELSV